CAGGAGGTTTCTCTGGTTCTGCTCCCGATGTGGGCGGTCTACTACAAGGTCGAGAACTCGATATTCTACACCGTCTTTGCCGGTTGGGACGGGAAGGACGTTGCATCGACCGAGCCAATGCCGATCTGGAGGAGAATGCAGTACCTCACAGGAACGGTGTTCGGAATGCTCATAGGTGCCGCCGGCGGGGCTTATGGAGCTGTCAACGGCTCCCTGGTGGTCTCACTGCTCGCGATAATCCTCGGGGCCGGAATGAGCGGCTACTTCGGCAACCTCGTCCTTGAAGGCCAGAGAACCGAGAGAACCGGCGGCGTTCTGGGCAACTTCATGGGAGGACTCAAGAGGTGATTCCGATGGAGGTTACATGCCCCGTATGTTCCGCCACATTCAAGGTTCCCGACACGGTCACCGTAGCTACCTGCCCCTACTGCGGAACGACTTTCCACATCCACACCGGCGAGGAAGCCAAAGAGGAGCACTACTTCTTCCCGCCGATGAGGAAGGACGCCGGTGGGGTTCTTCTCAAGTTCCTGTCGAGGCAGTACGGCGCCCCCGCGGACATAACGGACGCTAAAGTTACGAAGAAAGAACTCCACTGGGTTCCCGTCTACTTCTTCTACCTCCACGGAAGGAGCAGGAGATGGTCGACCATAGAGGAGATAAGGTTCGTGGGAATTCCCGCCGGTTCTCCGCTCAGGGAACTCCTCACGGATTACCCCTTCCCGATAAGGGGAAAGAGGTTCTTCGACGAGGCAGTGGTGAAGAAGGGCCGCTACTACGACCCGGAGCTGTCCAGGGAGAAGGCAGAGGGCATGGCTAGGGCGCTCATGGAGAGGGCACTGAAGAGCGAGGCAGCTGAGGAGGACAAGTCCCTCGGCGGGGCCGAGATAGAGGTCAGATACCTTGGACTGGTGCATTACCCGGTGTGGGAGATCCACTACGAGTACGGCGGGGAGTCATTCAGTGGCTACGTCGACGGAACCGACGGGAGGGTGATTCGTGCAGAGTATCCACTGATGAGCGGCGCGAGAAAGAAGGCCACGCTCCTCGGCTCCGGGGTTATTGTGGCAGGGCTTATCTTCGGTCTCGCTGCCACCGGCGCCTACGGGAGCGCCTGGGGCCTCGCGGGAGGACTCGTTCCGGCATTGGCTGGAGCCTTCGGGATATTCCGCAAGGGCGCCGTTAGGAAGAGAACCGTTGGTGAGGTTGGAAGGGCCAACCGCGATAACCTTTACTTCAAACCGATGAGGTGATACCATGGGGAAGGAAACCAAGCTTTTGGAGAAGATTGAGCTTGCCGTTCCCGGCTACCACGGCTACAAGAAGAAGGAGCTGATGCGCGAGGACGACAGGATAATCCGCGGAAAGGTAGCGGACATTCTGGCGATGGCAAGAAAGGACATGGAGCGCGCCCTCCAGAGGTGCGCCATGGTGAACTGCCAGCAGCTGGTTGCCATCGACGGCATGAGGAAGAAGCTCATAGCCCTCGAGAGCAGGGTTAGGCACGCGGAGGCCGGCTATTCAGGCTACTTCGACAGGATAAAGGTCAGGGAGGACGAGCTGAACGCGCTGATAGAGTACGACGCGAAGCTGATAGAGCTGGCTCAGGCGATAGCCGATGCCGTCGGAAAGCTCAACGGAGCGATAGCAGACCCGAGAAACCTCGGTATGGCCGTTTTTGACCTCGACGACAAACTGAGGGAGCTTGAAGAAACGCTCGATAAGAGGAACACCGTCCTGGTGGGTGAGTGAGATGGTGCAGGTGATAGAGTGGGTCAACCCCGGAGAGGACGAGATAATCTGGCGCTACCCCAACGAGGTCATAAAGTGGGGTGCCCAGCTGATAGTCCACGAGTACGAAGTGGCCATCTTCATGCGCGACGGCAAGGTCTACGACGTCTTTGGCCCGGGAAGGCATACGATAACGACGCAGAATTTGCCCCTTCTCTACAAGCTCGTCGGGGGGAGCAACAGCCCGTTTAAAGCTACCGTAATCTTCGTCAGCATGAAGCAGTTCCAGGGACGCTATGGTGGTGAAACGCAGACGAGGGAACTCGCCCCGGTTAAGTACTATGGCGTCTACTGGTTCAAGGTTGCCGACCCGGTTCTCTTCCTGACAGAGGTCGTCGGCGGCCAGAGCCTCTACGACACAGCCGATGTCACCAAGTTCATCAGGGCCTACTTCAACGAGGGCATGATGAAGCACCTCTCCGCTTACTCAATCGTTGACCTCTTCCAGAACCTCGATATGGTCAGCACGCAGGTTAAAGTAAAGCTCATGGAGGACTTCAGGAGGCTTGGCTTGGAACTGGTCGATGTGAAGATTGAAGGAGTCAACACCACCGACGAGTGGCGCCAGAGGCTCTTCTGGATAATGCAGACTGGCAACGCCCAGGCAGTCATGCAGATGGACACCGCGAAGCAGGTCGCCCACGAGCTGGGCCAGAGCGAGGGGGCTGGACTCGGAACGGGGATGGTGGTGATGCCCCAGCTCCTCCAGCAGCCTGCCCAGCCCACCCAGCCGGCTCAGCCATACGCCGGCGGTGGCGTTCCTCCGGCAGGTTATCAGAATCCTCAGCAACCAGCCCAGCCCGCCACTCAGTCACAGCAGCAAACCCAGGAGATATGCCCCTACTGTGGGAAGCCGATTCCACCGGGAGCGAGGTTCTGCCCCTACTGCGGCCACGAGATAAAGCGCTGCCCCAATGGACACATCGTTCCTGAAGGAGCGAAATTCTGCCCCGTCTGCGGGGCGAAGATCGAGTGAGCTTTTCTCCCCATTATTTTTCTGAGCGGTGGTAACCTTTATATACCCTCGCGGAATACATACCATTGGGTTCTAATCATGCAGAGTTGCACTCCAAAAAGGTAACACGCAACTGAAAAGTGCGGGAAGGTGTTCGGAATGAAAAGGCTCCTTCTCGTCACCACACTCGTTTTGATGCTGCTGGTGCCGTCTGTTAACGCCGTAACTGAGCCGAAGGTGAGCACCATTGAACTCCAGGGCATCCAGAACTCCAGAGATGTTGTCAAGGAGGTGGCCGAGGGAAGGTACGATATCGGCATCATCTCAATGCCGATGGGGGAGTACATAGAGCTTGGAGGGGATGTCCTCGAAAAGCTGAATCTCTATCCCCGGGCCGTTTCCTACAACGAGCTTACCTTCAACACCTACCACGATCCTGACAAGGATGCTCCAATAGTCACCGTTGGAGACAAAGTCTATTTCAACCCATTCGCCGTCCGGGAAGTGCGCTTTGCTCTCAACTATCTCATAAACAGAAGCTACATAGCCGGAGAAATTTACGGGGGCGGCGCCGCTCCGATGTTTGGCTGCATAAGGCCAAGTCATCCAGCCGACAGGTACTTCGAGCCGGTGTATCGTGCATTGAACCTAACGGCCGCTGGAAACTTGAGCAGGGCTATGGAGCTTTTCAACCAGGGGATGGAGAAAGCTGTTCAGCAGGTTGCCGTGTACAACCATACCCTTGAAAAGATCAACGGCACCTGGTACTTTGACGGCGAGCCTGTGACGGTGAAGTTTGTAATCCGCATCGAGGACGAGAGGCACGAGATTGGCCGGTACATTGCCAATCTTATCCAAGAACACTTCGGTTTTAAGGTTGAGAAGCTTGAGTGGGACAGGCAGAAGGCCGTTCAGGTTGTCTTCGCCACCCCACCGAGCGAATACGAGTGGAACGTCTACACCGGTGGATGGGGCACCAGCGGTATTCCAAGCCTCTGGGTTGATGATTACACAGCTTGGTTCTACTCGGCATGGTACGGCTATCTGCCGGGCAAGGATGAACCCAAGCACAGGAACACCCTAACGGTGGGGGAGTTCCTGAGGGCCGTTGGTGACGGCGACCCGGATGCAGGACTGAAGGCGATAAACACCACGTTTTACAAGAAGGCCGCCCAGCTCGGCGGAATACTGGGCTGGACCGAAGAGGAGCTGACGAAACTGCTCGTCCACTTCAGCCTTGAGGCCGATGGCGAGAACTACACCATCGGAAGCCCCGAGCAGTACTGGGACCTCCAGAGGATATCGATGGGGATTGGGATAATGGAGGGCGCTAGGATATTCCTCGTCGAGGTCAGGGAATTCTCACCCGTCAACAGGGAGAGGGTTTCGGGAGTAAAGGCGGATCCGAACGTGGGACTCTTCAGCAGGTGGAGCCTCCTGAGCGCGGAAACGCCCGACGGTGTTCTGAGGGTGGGCCACATGGTCTACACGTGCGCCTACTTTTGCTCTCCCTTCAATCCCGTGGGGGGATTCAGAGGATGCTCCCCCATGGTTCCCTTGCTGTGGGGTCTCCTCCACGATGAGGCTGGATACGTCGACTCCGACGGTCTCTACAAGCCCTACCGGTGCACCTGGGAGGTTGAGCGCGGAAACTTCACCGTTCCTGTGGATGCTGTCATCTACAACCAGACCCAGGGCTGGATTGCAAAAAACGCTGGGAGGACCGCCAGAGTCCGGGTTAGGGTTGCCTGCGACCTCGGCCAGTGGCACGACGGGACCAGGATGAGTATAGCTGACCTCAAGTACTACGTCGCCTTCCTGTACACCTGGGCTTACAAGGACGGTTCAGACGACCCGTACTACGAGGAGGCCCTCTCGGAGAAGGCCGAAATGCTCAATAGAATACTTGGCTTCGAGTTCACGGATAACGGCTACGTTGCCTACGGCTCCTTTGTTCATCCCTTTGCCGACGACGTTACGGCCAGGGTCTACGTCCTCTATCCGGACCTCCCGTGGGAGCTTTACTACGCGATGGGCGAGCTGGTGGCGAATGGCACCGCCTATGGAGTTTACAGAAAATACTCCTTCGGGGAGACCCATAAAAAGGCCGAGTGCCTCAACCTCCTTACCAGGGAACACGCGGAGGACGTTAGGAAGGTAATGGCGGCCCTCCTGGAGAAAAAGACCGTTCCTGAGGCAATCGCCGGGGACGTGAGTAATCCGGATGAACGCTACGCGAGGGCCATCCGGTGGATAGACACCTTTGGCCACGCGGTGATAAGCAACGGGCCGTTCTACATTGAGGAAAACCGCCCGGCGGAGCTGTTCATGAAGCTCAGGGCATTCCGGGGAGAGTCGCCCCTTCCATCCCCTTCAACCACGACA
This window of the Thermococcus siculi genome carries:
- a CDS encoding zinc ribbon domain-containing protein translates to MEVTCPVCSATFKVPDTVTVATCPYCGTTFHIHTGEEAKEEHYFFPPMRKDAGGVLLKFLSRQYGAPADITDAKVTKKELHWVPVYFFYLHGRSRRWSTIEEIRFVGIPAGSPLRELLTDYPFPIRGKRFFDEAVVKKGRYYDPELSREKAEGMARALMERALKSEAAEEDKSLGGAEIEVRYLGLVHYPVWEIHYEYGGESFSGYVDGTDGRVIRAEYPLMSGARKKATLLGSGVIVAGLIFGLAATGAYGSAWGLAGGLVPALAGAFGIFRKGAVRKRTVGEVGRANRDNLYFKPMR
- a CDS encoding SPFH domain-containing protein; translation: MVQVIEWVNPGEDEIIWRYPNEVIKWGAQLIVHEYEVAIFMRDGKVYDVFGPGRHTITTQNLPLLYKLVGGSNSPFKATVIFVSMKQFQGRYGGETQTRELAPVKYYGVYWFKVADPVLFLTEVVGGQSLYDTADVTKFIRAYFNEGMMKHLSAYSIVDLFQNLDMVSTQVKVKLMEDFRRLGLELVDVKIEGVNTTDEWRQRLFWIMQTGNAQAVMQMDTAKQVAHELGQSEGAGLGTGMVVMPQLLQQPAQPTQPAQPYAGGGVPPAGYQNPQQPAQPATQSQQQTQEICPYCGKPIPPGARFCPYCGHEIKRCPNGHIVPEGAKFCPVCGAKIE
- a CDS encoding ABC transporter substrate-binding protein — protein: MKRLLLVTTLVLMLLVPSVNAVTEPKVSTIELQGIQNSRDVVKEVAEGRYDIGIISMPMGEYIELGGDVLEKLNLYPRAVSYNELTFNTYHDPDKDAPIVTVGDKVYFNPFAVREVRFALNYLINRSYIAGEIYGGGAAPMFGCIRPSHPADRYFEPVYRALNLTAAGNLSRAMELFNQGMEKAVQQVAVYNHTLEKINGTWYFDGEPVTVKFVIRIEDERHEIGRYIANLIQEHFGFKVEKLEWDRQKAVQVVFATPPSEYEWNVYTGGWGTSGIPSLWVDDYTAWFYSAWYGYLPGKDEPKHRNTLTVGEFLRAVGDGDPDAGLKAINTTFYKKAAQLGGILGWTEEELTKLLVHFSLEADGENYTIGSPEQYWDLQRISMGIGIMEGARIFLVEVREFSPVNRERVSGVKADPNVGLFSRWSLLSAETPDGVLRVGHMVYTCAYFCSPFNPVGGFRGCSPMVPLLWGLLHDEAGYVDSDGLYKPYRCTWEVERGNFTVPVDAVIYNQTQGWIAKNAGRTARVRVRVACDLGQWHDGTRMSIADLKYYVAFLYTWAYKDGSDDPYYEEALSEKAEMLNRILGFEFTDNGYVAYGSFVHPFADDVTARVYVLYPDLPWELYYAMGELVANGTAYGVYRKYSFGETHKKAECLNLLTREHAEDVRKVMAALLEKKTVPEAIAGDVSNPDERYARAIRWIDTFGHAVISNGPFYIEENRPAELFMKLRAFRGESPLPSPSTTTPLQNGSSVSTTEDQNDSRAAGSSLIYIALATLLILVVLLIKRRK